GCTTATTTTGGTTAACCTTAGTGGGTATTATTTTAATGCCAAATATGGGCGTAGCCGCCAGTCCAGCAAACTTTATGGGTTGGTATTTAACGCTGTGGGGCACCTTTACTGCCTTTATGTTTGTGGGATCGTTACGTTATCCACGAGCAAAACAAGTAATATTTGGTTCATTAACCATCCTGTTTTTCTTATTGGCCGCACGCGACTTTACCGGTAATGCACTGCTTGGCACTATTGCAGGATTTGAAGGTATTTTTTGCGGAGCAAGCGCTATTTACTTTGCCATGGCCCAAGTGCTTAACGCTGAATATGGTCGCACTATTTTACCTATTGGGGAGTTAACTCAGACTAAAGCTCAGGTTCAGCCCCAAGCAACTGAAGCGGAAAAAGTAACCTTACACTCGGTTAAAGCATAAATAACCCGAGCTCGGGTTAAATACTTAACAGGTCGATGCATTGCATCGACCTTTTTGTTTGCATAAATTAATGCACCAAACGACAGCCACACACGGTATTACTCGGCTGAAATAAAACCACTGCATAATCTTTTGTTTCATCGCGTTCCAACACCTGAAGACTTAATGAGTGCATACCATTCTTGTTTAAATTTATTCCGCTAACATACGACAAATATTCATAATGTGCCGGTATATCGAGACTGCCCCCGCCTAAATACTCTTGTTTAGTGGTCACTGAAATATCGTACATTTGCCTTTGAGCATCAATTCTATTCACTCTACCCGTCATCGCTAATGTGCCAGCTGAATTGCCCTCTAAGTCATAATAGCGGTAATTAATTTGGGCTAAACCATCTTTAGAAACGAGATCGACCAATAAATAATGATCGCTATCTGCAGCGCCAACTTCATGATTAAACAGTTCTGAACTGCAGCTCAGCATAAAACTCGGAGTCTTGGATGTTAACGAGTAAATGCCGCCAATACTGGCCAGCAAACACAATAGAATGACAATATTGATTACCCATAATCCTTTTCTTGCCATTGTACTAATGCCCCTGAGATCGATGAGATGAAGCGAGTCGAACAGGTAATGAGTCGCAAATGTTCACTTGTTCAAGCCATGCTGAATTGATAAATCGCTTAGGTTGGCGTAAGTCGCTAATTTTTAAATTACGAATAATAGACTGGCCCAAATAATCACCTCTGAGGGTAATGTTCAGTACTTGCTTGTCATGAGATAACGATAAAAAAGCTTTATTCCATACCGTTTCAGCACAACCTAATAAACTTTGTGTGAGCAGTTGTCCTTGACCAATCAGTAACTCATTATTGGTGTTTGAAGGTGAATACAGAATCACATCTACTTGCTGGCCCGAATTTAAGCTCACCGTTTCTATACTCAACGGCATAGTTGGATTGATAGAATGGCCGACTTGATTAAACCACCATAGGCTTACCAGCGACACGCTAACAACTGCAATGACCACCAGCAAAGCTTGTAATGGCCGAATGACTACGCGGGCTAATTTATTGCTGGATTCTTTACGGGCACGATGATGCCTCAGCAAATAACCTTGGCCTTTTACTGTTTCGATAAGCGTTTCGTATTGTGGTCCAAGAAAAGAGCGTAAGGTAAAAATAGCCCTGGCGACTGACGCTGAACTCAAATGTGAATCGTCTTCATGACCCGACTCTAATAATGGTTTAGCAACAACTTTCCCTTGATACTCGACCAATAATGTCAGCACATGTAACTCGGCTCTGGGAAGATGCCACACCACTCCGGTTTCCTGGTTAATTAACTCCCCTTTGTCGACACTGAACCTGCAATGTCCCAATTGCATGTAGACCGCCTCAATAATTGACCTAACTTCGACATACTGAAGTGTATGCATAAAATCTTATGAAATCTGTGATCCTTATACCTAAGCGCTTTATTCCTTAGTAAAAGTAAGTCTTT
The nucleotide sequence above comes from Shewanella sp. Arc9-LZ. Encoded proteins:
- a CDS encoding GPR1/FUN34/YaaH family transporter; the protein is MSTKLANPAPLGLMGFGMTTILLNIHNAGYFPIDSMILAMGIFYGGIGQVIVGMMCFMRGDTFGTTAFTSYGLFWLTLVGIILMPNMGVAASPANFMGWYLTLWGTFTAFMFVGSLRYPRAKQVIFGSLTILFFLLAARDFTGNALLGTIAGFEGIFCGASAIYFAMAQVLNAEYGRTILPIGELTQTKAQVQPQATEAEKVTLHSVKA
- a CDS encoding helix-turn-helix domain-containing protein → MQLGHCRFSVDKGELINQETGVVWHLPRAELHVLTLLVEYQGKVVAKPLLESGHEDDSHLSSASVARAIFTLRSFLGPQYETLIETVKGQGYLLRHHRARKESSNKLARVVIRPLQALLVVIAVVSVSLVSLWWFNQVGHSINPTMPLSIETVSLNSGQQVDVILYSPSNTNNELLIGQGQLLTQSLLGCAETVWNKAFLSLSHDKQVLNITLRGDYLGQSIIRNLKISDLRQPKRFINSAWLEQVNICDSLPVRLASSHRSQGH